A region from the Oceanidesulfovibrio marinus genome encodes:
- the rodA gene encoding rod shape-determining protein RodA, producing MSIDRRVIKYLNWPLLGFTVALFAVGAVNLYSASAIRLEDGIALAPYFEKQLIWGLVGLGGMIAFMLFDYNKFYTLAWPLFIVTLLLLAAVPLFGTKIYGAKRWLDFGAFNFQPSEVAKISVLILGARLLSRNPEKLGWKEFLFTVFVVMIPAGLVVIQPDLGSALNLLLLLAGIILYRGLKGRVLKVLAIIVPAMLPLGWFFLHDYQKQRILTFLDPTNDPLGAGYHIIQSQIAIGSGRLWGKGFLQGTQSQLRFLPEKHTDFAVAVFGEEWGFVGCIILLALFALFLMSIFSTARDARDRFGSFLAAGVFFYFFWQILINMGMVLGLMPVVGIPLPFMSYGGSTTLVNFCLIGLVQNVSMRRFTFRHRQNRSLQFKGETTYTTKK from the coding sequence ATGTCCATAGACAGACGGGTTATCAAGTACCTCAACTGGCCGCTGCTCGGCTTCACCGTCGCGCTGTTCGCCGTCGGCGCGGTGAACCTATACTCGGCCAGCGCCATCCGGCTGGAGGACGGCATCGCCCTGGCGCCGTACTTCGAAAAGCAGCTCATCTGGGGTCTGGTCGGCCTGGGCGGCATGATTGCGTTCATGCTGTTCGACTACAACAAGTTCTACACGCTGGCATGGCCGCTGTTCATCGTCACGCTGCTGCTGCTCGCCGCGGTGCCCCTGTTCGGCACCAAGATTTACGGCGCCAAACGCTGGCTGGACTTTGGTGCATTCAACTTCCAGCCCAGCGAGGTGGCCAAGATCTCGGTCCTTATATTGGGCGCGCGGCTGCTTTCCCGTAATCCGGAAAAGCTCGGCTGGAAGGAGTTCCTCTTCACGGTCTTCGTGGTCATGATTCCGGCCGGCCTTGTGGTGATCCAGCCGGACCTGGGTTCGGCGCTGAACCTGCTCTTGCTATTGGCGGGCATCATCCTGTACAGAGGCCTCAAAGGCCGGGTGCTCAAGGTGCTGGCGATAATCGTGCCCGCGATGCTGCCGTTGGGTTGGTTCTTTCTCCACGATTACCAGAAACAGCGGATTCTGACGTTCCTGGACCCCACGAACGATCCCCTGGGAGCCGGCTACCACATCATTCAGTCGCAGATCGCTATCGGCTCGGGCCGTCTCTGGGGCAAGGGATTTCTCCAGGGCACGCAGAGCCAGCTGCGGTTTTTGCCGGAGAAGCATACGGACTTCGCCGTCGCCGTGTTCGGCGAGGAGTGGGGGTTCGTGGGCTGCATCATATTGCTGGCCCTGTTCGCCCTGTTTCTGATGAGTATTTTTTCGACAGCCCGGGACGCCCGCGACCGATTCGGCAGCTTCCTGGCGGCTGGCGTGTTCTTTTACTTTTTCTGGCAGATCCTCATCAATATGGGGATGGTGCTGGGGCTTATGCCCGTTGTGGGTATTCCCCTGCCGTTCATGAGCTACGGCGGCAGCACCACCCTGGTGAACTTCTGTCTGATCGGACTCGTGCAGAACGTCTCCATGCGGCGCTTTACTTTCCGCCACCGCCAGAACAGGTCGCTGCAGTTCAAGGGTGAGACAACGTACACCACGAAGAAATAA
- the glmU gene encoding bifunctional UDP-N-acetylglucosamine diphosphorylase/glucosamine-1-phosphate N-acetyltransferase GlmU: MKDLQTPIRPLGEHWGAVVLAAGKGTRMYSQRPKVLMELLGEPVLGYVLDSLEPLFGENITVVIGHEADLVRGACAGRSCRFVHQEQQLGTGHALQVAWESLAASGIRKLLVINGDTPLVTAQDVAAFVEYGEEADLAFLTVSLRDPGAFGRVVRSNGKVNAIIEAKDFDPETHGPTTGEINAGLYLMDMTRVGPLLDKLTDDNASGEYYITDLVAHGLDAGLRVEGVLAAVAGTAEDYDVLRMLGINSPVELVRAEARLAESRAQEALNTGVLVRWPESVRIGPHAVVEPGAEITGPCEIYGRSVIRSGARVESHCVIIDSTVDAGTSVHSFSHLQSASVGPGCSVGPYARLRPGAVLEEHSKVGNFVEVKKATLGPGAKASHLTYLGDAAIGAKVNIGAGTITCNYDGKNKHLTTIEEGSFIGSNTALVAPVTVGAHALVAAGSVITRDVPENALAVARCRQTVLPGRGTMPDDETS; encoded by the coding sequence ATGAAGGATCTGCAGACGCCCATACGACCCCTGGGCGAGCACTGGGGCGCCGTTGTCCTGGCCGCCGGCAAGGGCACGCGCATGTACTCTCAGAGGCCCAAGGTGCTCATGGAGCTCCTGGGGGAGCCCGTGCTGGGCTATGTCCTGGATTCGCTGGAGCCGCTTTTTGGCGAGAACATAACCGTGGTCATCGGCCACGAGGCCGACTTGGTGCGTGGGGCCTGCGCAGGCCGCTCCTGCCGCTTCGTCCATCAGGAGCAGCAGCTCGGCACCGGCCATGCGTTGCAGGTCGCCTGGGAGTCCCTCGCCGCTTCGGGCATCCGCAAGCTTCTGGTCATCAATGGTGACACCCCCCTGGTCACAGCGCAGGACGTCGCCGCGTTCGTGGAGTATGGGGAGGAGGCCGATCTTGCCTTTCTGACCGTTTCCCTGCGCGATCCCGGCGCCTTCGGCCGGGTGGTCCGCAGTAACGGCAAGGTCAATGCGATCATCGAGGCCAAGGATTTCGATCCTGAAACGCACGGTCCGACAACCGGCGAGATCAACGCCGGCCTCTACCTGATGGACATGACCCGGGTGGGGCCGCTGCTGGACAAGCTGACCGACGACAACGCCAGCGGCGAGTACTACATCACCGATCTCGTGGCCCATGGCCTGGATGCCGGTCTGCGTGTGGAGGGCGTTCTGGCCGCCGTGGCCGGCACGGCCGAGGACTACGACGTGCTCCGGATGCTGGGCATCAACAGCCCGGTCGAGCTGGTCCGCGCAGAGGCCCGCCTGGCCGAGAGCAGGGCGCAGGAGGCGTTGAATACGGGCGTGCTGGTGCGCTGGCCGGAATCGGTGCGCATTGGCCCGCACGCCGTGGTGGAGCCCGGCGCGGAGATCACCGGCCCGTGCGAGATCTACGGCCGTAGCGTCATTCGCTCCGGGGCCAGGGTGGAGTCACACTGCGTGATCATAGATTCCACAGTGGATGCCGGCACGTCGGTGCACTCTTTTTCGCATCTTCAGAGCGCCAGCGTGGGCCCTGGCTGTAGCGTGGGACCGTATGCGCGGCTCAGACCCGGCGCCGTGCTGGAAGAGCACTCCAAGGTGGGGAATTTCGTGGAGGTCAAGAAGGCGACCCTGGGGCCGGGGGCCAAGGCCAGCCATCTGACCTATCTGGGAGATGCCGCCATTGGCGCCAAGGTAAATATCGGCGCCGGCACAATTACCTGCAATTATGATGGAAAAAACAAGCATTTGACGACGATAGAGGAAGGCTCGTTCATCGGTTCCAACACGGCGCTGGTGGCTCCGGTTACCGTGGGTGCACACGCTCTGGTAGCGGCCGGATCGGTCATAACCCGCGATGTTCCAGAGAATGCGCTGGCCGTGGCGCGCTGCCGGCAGACGGTTTTGCCGGGTCGCGGAACTATGCCGGATGACGAGACATCTTGA
- a CDS encoding F0F1 ATP synthase subunit gamma, translating to MASLRDIQNKISAVKKTKQITKAMNMVASAKLRKAQQSIERFRPYAEKFYEMLGDMASKVDETAHPLLAKRDEIKTVGIIVMTSDRGLCGSFNANQNKTALRLAEEKKAEGKEVVFYAVGKRARDRIRKTDFKCAAEYADQMTSFDFSFANTVATEVIEAYLSGELDEVIMIFGEFISMARQQPNILPILPIQPAEAGAEEGEAAPGSTTEYIYEPDVKGLLAELLPRFIKVMVYRGMLDTSASEHAARMAAMDNATKACDDMVGNLTLVYNKTRQATITKELMDIVGGAEALKG from the coding sequence ATGGCATCCTTAAGGGACATCCAGAACAAGATATCTGCGGTCAAAAAGACCAAGCAGATAACGAAGGCCATGAACATGGTGGCCTCCGCCAAGCTGCGCAAGGCGCAGCAGAGCATCGAGCGCTTCCGCCCCTACGCGGAAAAGTTCTACGAGATGCTCGGCGATATGGCTTCCAAGGTGGACGAGACCGCCCACCCCCTGCTCGCCAAGCGTGACGAGATCAAGACGGTCGGCATTATTGTCATGACCTCTGATCGCGGTCTGTGCGGCAGCTTCAACGCAAACCAGAACAAGACAGCCCTGCGCCTTGCCGAGGAAAAGAAGGCCGAAGGCAAAGAGGTTGTGTTCTACGCAGTCGGCAAGAGAGCGCGCGACCGCATCCGCAAGACGGATTTCAAGTGCGCGGCCGAGTATGCCGATCAGATGACCTCGTTCGACTTCAGCTTCGCCAACACTGTCGCGACGGAGGTCATCGAGGCCTACCTGAGCGGCGAGCTGGACGAAGTCATCATGATCTTCGGCGAGTTCATCTCCATGGCCAGGCAGCAGCCCAACATCCTGCCCATCCTTCCCATCCAGCCTGCGGAAGCAGGCGCCGAGGAAGGCGAGGCGGCTCCGGGAAGCACCACCGAGTACATCTACGAGCCGGACGTCAAGGGCCTGCTCGCAGAACTGCTGCCCCGGTTCATCAAGGTCATGGTCTATCGCGGCATGCTCGACACCTCCGCGTCCGAGCACGCAGCACGTATGGCAGCCATGGATAACGCTACCAAGGCTTGCGATGATATGGTTGGAAACTTGACCCTCGTATACAACAAGACACGCCAGGCGACGATTACCAAGGAACTGATGGATATCGTCGGCGGAGCCGAGGCGCTCAAAGGATAA
- a CDS encoding ATP synthase F0 subunit B, with translation MKRIIRITVTALAVLAFAGVAIAAEETGHGGAAGGHHYDWTNFILRVVNFVIVAGIIWYFAGGKIKDFLKTRRYNIENELSELDKRKEDAAKRLSDVEKSIANMEEERKKILDDYRAQGEALKASIIEHAEKSAEQIKDMAKATAETESRMAVESIREQLGEMVAEATQKVLEERLTKEEHQKLIDKYLTKVVLN, from the coding sequence TTGAAGCGAATCATTCGGATTACGGTCACAGCCCTTGCGGTCCTCGCGTTTGCGGGTGTCGCCATCGCGGCTGAAGAGACGGGGCACGGCGGTGCAGCCGGCGGACACCACTACGACTGGACGAACTTCATTCTCCGTGTCGTAAACTTCGTCATCGTCGCTGGCATCATCTGGTACTTTGCTGGTGGTAAGATCAAAGATTTTCTGAAGACCCGCCGCTACAACATCGAAAACGAACTCTCTGAGCTCGACAAGCGCAAGGAAGACGCGGCCAAGCGTCTGAGCGACGTCGAGAAAAGCATCGCGAACATGGAAGAGGAGCGCAAGAAGATCCTGGACGACTATCGCGCCCAGGGCGAAGCGCTCAAGGCTTCCATTATCGAGCACGCCGAGAAATCCGCGGAGCAGATCAAGGACATGGCCAAGGCCACTGCCGAGACCGAGTCGCGCATGGCTGTGGAGTCCATCCGCGAGCAGCTGGGCGAGATGGTCGCAGAGGCGACGCAGAAGGTGCTCGAAGAAAGGCTGACCAAGGAAGAGCATCAAAAGCTCATCGATAAATACTTAACAAAGGTGGTGCTCAATTGA
- the atpA gene encoding F0F1 ATP synthase subunit alpha produces MQIKAEEISQIIEEQIQNYEQKVEMSETGTVLYVGDGIARVYGVQNAMAMELLEFPGGVMGMVLNLEEDNVGVALLGEDTGIKEGDPVKRTGQVFSVPVGDEVMGRVINPLGQPIDGLGPIEASDTRPVELKAPGIVQRKSVHEPCYTGLKAVDAMTPIGRGQRELIIGDRQVGKTAIGLDAILAQKNTDVHCFYIAVGQKKASVALVADILRREGAMEYTTIISATASEPAPLQFIAPYSGATMAEFYRDNGKHALIIYDDLSKQAVAYRQMSLLLRRPPGREAFPGDVFYLHSRLLERAAKLADSQGAGSMTALPIIETQAGDVSAYIPTNVISITDGQVYLEPNLFNAGVRPAINVGLSVSRVGGAAQIKAMKQVAGTLRLDLAQYRELAAFAQFGSDLDKATQAKLNRGARMVELLKQDQYQPLSVEEQVASLYAGTRGYMDEVPLEAVRKFEAEFLDFMRNAKADILTGIREKQAIDEDLETRLKAAIEEFQKGFSA; encoded by the coding sequence ATGCAGATCAAAGCCGAAGAGATCAGCCAGATTATTGAGGAGCAGATCCAAAACTACGAGCAGAAGGTGGAGATGAGCGAAACCGGTACCGTCCTGTACGTCGGTGACGGCATCGCTCGTGTCTATGGTGTCCAGAACGCGATGGCCATGGAGCTCCTCGAGTTCCCCGGCGGTGTCATGGGCATGGTTCTGAACCTCGAAGAGGACAACGTCGGTGTCGCCCTGCTCGGCGAAGACACCGGCATCAAGGAAGGCGATCCCGTCAAGCGTACCGGCCAGGTGTTCTCCGTGCCGGTGGGCGACGAGGTCATGGGTCGCGTCATCAACCCGCTCGGCCAGCCCATCGACGGTCTCGGCCCGATCGAAGCCAGCGACACCCGCCCGGTGGAGCTCAAGGCCCCTGGCATCGTCCAGCGTAAGTCGGTTCACGAGCCCTGCTACACGGGCCTCAAGGCTGTCGACGCCATGACGCCCATCGGCCGCGGTCAGCGCGAGCTGATCATCGGCGACCGTCAGGTCGGCAAGACCGCCATCGGCCTCGACGCCATCCTGGCGCAGAAGAACACCGATGTGCACTGCTTCTACATCGCGGTGGGCCAGAAGAAAGCCTCCGTCGCTCTCGTGGCCGACATCCTCCGCCGCGAAGGCGCCATGGAGTACACCACCATCATTTCGGCTACCGCTTCCGAGCCTGCGCCGCTGCAGTTCATCGCCCCGTACTCCGGCGCCACCATGGCCGAGTTCTACCGCGACAACGGCAAGCACGCGCTGATCATCTACGATGACCTTTCCAAGCAGGCTGTCGCCTACCGCCAGATGTCTCTGCTGCTTCGCCGCCCTCCGGGACGCGAGGCCTTCCCCGGCGACGTTTTCTACCTCCACTCCCGCCTGCTGGAGCGCGCGGCCAAGCTGGCCGACTCCCAGGGCGCCGGCTCCATGACCGCGCTGCCCATCATCGAGACCCAGGCCGGTGACGTGTCCGCCTACATCCCGACCAACGTTATCTCCATCACCGACGGTCAGGTGTACCTGGAGCCCAACCTCTTCAACGCCGGTGTGCGCCCCGCCATCAACGTCGGTCTCTCGGTTTCCCGAGTCGGCGGCGCGGCCCAGATCAAGGCCATGAAGCAGGTTGCAGGTACCCTCCGCCTCGACCTCGCCCAGTACCGCGAGCTCGCCGCATTCGCCCAGTTCGGTTCCGACCTGGACAAGGCCACCCAGGCCAAGCTCAACCGCGGCGCCCGCATGGTCGAGCTGCTCAAACAGGACCAGTACCAGCCCCTGTCGGTTGAAGAGCAGGTCGCCTCGCTCTACGCTGGTACCCGCGGCTACATGGACGAGGTTCCGCTGGAAGCCGTCCGCAAGTTCGAAGCCGAGTTCCTCGACTTCATGCGCAACGCCAAGGCCGACATCCTGACGGGCATCCGCGAGAAGCAGGCCATTGACGAGGACCTGGAAACCCGACTGAAGGCCGCGATCGAAGAGTTCCAGAAAGGCTTTTCCGCCTAA
- a CDS encoding F0F1 ATP synthase subunit delta translates to MIGNVVARRYAQALFALGKQKGLEELERYGADLSAVAQAVTESPELLRVFKNPLFGVEDKKSVLVKLLDKAKVSPVASNFMKLLADKERLGLLPEIEAHYADLLDAEKGVIRGELLTAVKLDAAKQKEVKASLEKQAGKELILEFATDPEILGGVVLKVGDRVLDASIRAQLEMLKENIKRGE, encoded by the coding sequence TTGATCGGCAACGTCGTCGCGCGCAGATATGCCCAGGCACTGTTCGCCTTGGGTAAGCAGAAAGGTCTCGAGGAGCTCGAGCGTTACGGCGCGGATCTCTCCGCCGTTGCTCAAGCCGTGACGGAGAGCCCTGAGCTCCTGCGAGTGTTCAAGAACCCGCTCTTCGGCGTCGAGGACAAAAAATCCGTTCTGGTCAAGCTCCTCGACAAAGCCAAGGTGTCCCCTGTGGCGAGCAACTTCATGAAGCTCCTCGCCGACAAGGAACGCCTCGGTCTGCTGCCGGAAATTGAAGCCCACTACGCCGACCTCCTCGACGCGGAGAAAGGCGTCATCCGTGGTGAGCTGCTTACCGCCGTCAAGCTCGACGCGGCCAAGCAGAAAGAGGTCAAGGCTTCGCTTGAAAAGCAAGCCGGCAAGGAACTCATCCTGGAGTTCGCTACCGATCCCGAGATTCTGGGCGGGGTCGTGCTCAAGGTCGGGGACCGCGTCCTCGATGCGAGCATCCGGGCACAGCTGGAGATGCTGAAGGAAAACATCAAGAGGGGTGAATAG
- the mrdA gene encoding penicillin-binding protein 2, translating to MPIRSDSHDSQPAPKLGLILLQFLTLVLFFCFGLRFWYLQVHKGADFEEKARQNQLREEEVYAPRGRILDRSGNLLAINQPAYALAIVREDVEDEEATLRQVSEWTSIPYEELEERMAKGRRKTKPFDRLILVPDMDFELVSLIESNKIYWPGLEIVIRPRRVYLQGPLLAHILGYVAEANEKELGERPELSMGDMVGKQGLEYMIEDRLRGEKGLKRVEVDATGRRLKEFMVEQPRAGESIALSIDLGLQEKASKLLEGQAGGIVVLDPDTGKVLALVTQPTYDNNAFAAGLTRTQWNALRSHPRNPLQNRVIQSVYPPGSVWKLLVAGCALHENMVDPNETFFCGGSYRLGRRVFRCWRSWGHGNENLMEALVDSCDVYFYQLGERLGVDRISKFAFACGFGKPTGIDLPHEKGGLVPTRAWKRKRFNEPWHGGETLNLAIGQGFTLVQPLQVARFVAALLNGGKLYKPSLLRDEAPLVQGDVPMDEAQRQLILEAMVKTVEEGTARRIKRPDAVLGGKTGTAQVIRIGTERLDKEDMPYMHRDHAWLASWGQKGDKRYVVICMIEHGGHGGSAAGPLVREIYNYLFGEPDAEAAKPGN from the coding sequence ATGCCTATTCGGTCTGATTCGCATGACAGTCAGCCGGCTCCCAAGCTCGGTCTGATTCTGCTCCAGTTCCTCACGCTGGTGCTGTTCTTCTGCTTCGGCCTGCGATTCTGGTACCTCCAGGTGCACAAGGGCGCGGATTTCGAGGAAAAAGCGCGGCAGAATCAGCTGCGCGAGGAAGAGGTCTACGCACCGCGTGGCCGCATCCTCGACCGCTCCGGCAACCTGCTCGCCATCAACCAGCCGGCCTATGCCCTGGCCATTGTTCGCGAGGATGTGGAGGACGAGGAAGCCACTCTGCGGCAGGTCAGCGAGTGGACCAGCATCCCCTATGAGGAGCTGGAGGAGCGGATGGCCAAGGGCCGCCGCAAGACCAAGCCTTTCGACCGCCTGATCCTCGTGCCCGATATGGACTTCGAGCTCGTCTCGCTCATCGAGTCCAACAAGATCTACTGGCCCGGCCTGGAGATCGTCATTCGTCCCCGGCGGGTGTACCTGCAGGGGCCGTTGCTGGCGCACATCCTGGGCTATGTGGCAGAGGCCAACGAGAAGGAGTTGGGCGAGCGCCCGGAGCTCTCCATGGGCGACATGGTGGGCAAGCAGGGCCTTGAGTACATGATCGAGGACAGGCTGCGCGGCGAGAAAGGGCTCAAGCGCGTGGAGGTGGACGCCACCGGCCGGCGGCTCAAGGAGTTCATGGTGGAGCAGCCCCGGGCCGGAGAGTCCATAGCCCTGTCCATCGACCTGGGCCTGCAGGAAAAGGCTTCCAAGCTGCTGGAAGGGCAGGCCGGGGGCATCGTGGTGCTCGACCCGGACACGGGCAAGGTGCTCGCCCTGGTCACGCAGCCCACGTACGACAATAACGCCTTTGCCGCGGGCCTGACCAGGACGCAATGGAACGCGCTGCGCTCCCACCCGCGCAACCCGTTGCAGAACCGCGTCATCCAGTCGGTCTATCCGCCTGGCTCGGTGTGGAAGCTGCTGGTGGCCGGCTGCGCCCTCCATGAAAACATGGTGGACCCCAACGAGACTTTTTTCTGTGGCGGCTCCTACCGGCTGGGACGACGCGTGTTCCGGTGCTGGAGAAGCTGGGGACACGGCAACGAGAACCTGATGGAAGCGCTGGTGGACTCCTGCGACGTCTACTTCTACCAGCTGGGCGAGCGGCTCGGCGTGGACCGCATCAGCAAGTTCGCCTTTGCCTGCGGCTTCGGCAAGCCCACCGGCATAGACCTGCCCCACGAGAAGGGCGGCCTGGTGCCCACCCGCGCGTGGAAGCGCAAACGCTTCAACGAGCCGTGGCACGGCGGCGAGACCCTCAACCTCGCCATCGGCCAGGGCTTTACCCTGGTCCAGCCGCTGCAGGTGGCGCGTTTCGTGGCCGCGCTGCTCAACGGCGGCAAGCTGTACAAGCCCTCGCTGCTGCGCGACGAGGCACCGCTGGTGCAAGGCGATGTTCCCATGGACGAGGCCCAGCGGCAGCTCATTCTGGAGGCCATGGTCAAGACCGTGGAAGAGGGCACGGCCCGGCGCATCAAACGGCCGGACGCTGTGCTCGGCGGCAAGACAGGCACAGCCCAGGTCATCCGCATCGGCACAGAGCGCCTCGACAAGGAAGACATGCCGTACATGCACCGGGACCACGCCTGGCTTGCCTCCTGGGGTCAGAAAGGCGACAAGCGCTACGTGGTCATCTGCATGATCGAGCACGGCGGTCACGGCGGCTCGGCCGCAGGTCCTCTTGTGCGGGAAATTTACAACTACCTCTTCGGCGAACCGGACGCCGAGGCGGCGAAACCCGGCAACTAG
- a CDS encoding F0F1 ATP synthase subunit epsilon gives MEKSLQLEIVTPDKLVLSESVDYVGAPGQLGEFGVLPNHIPFLSALSVGNLYYKKDGKTKYVFVAGGFADVSSNKITILAEAAEKAEDIDVERARKAKERAEARLAKAADQIAYARAQVALQRALSRMKAAGVS, from the coding sequence ATGGAAAAGTCCCTGCAGTTGGAAATAGTCACCCCTGACAAGCTCGTGCTGAGCGAGTCGGTGGATTATGTCGGCGCTCCCGGCCAGTTGGGCGAGTTCGGCGTTTTGCCGAACCACATCCCCTTCCTGTCCGCGCTCAGCGTCGGCAACCTCTACTACAAGAAGGACGGCAAGACGAAGTACGTCTTCGTCGCCGGTGGTTTCGCCGACGTCTCCTCCAACAAGATCACCATCCTCGCGGAAGCCGCGGAGAAGGCGGAGGACATCGATGTCGAGCGCGCCCGCAAGGCCAAGGAGCGCGCCGAGGCGCGCCTTGCCAAAGCCGCAGACCAGATCGCCTACGCACGCGCACAGGTCGCGCTCCAGCGCGCCCTCTCGCGGATGAAGGCGGCCGGCGTTTCCTAA
- the atpD gene encoding F0F1 ATP synthase subunit beta, which yields MSENIGKIVQVIGAVVDVEFEPGKLPNILSALEINNPNNQDAPDLICEVAQHLGDNVVRTIAMDATEGLVRGMEAKDLGHPIQAPVGKASLGRIINVVGRPVDELGPIDTDKMLPIHRSAPEFTEQSTKVELLETGIKVVDLLIPFPKGGKMGLFGGAGVGKTVILMEMINNIAKQHGGISVFAGVGERTREGNDLYHEMKDAGVLEKAALIYGQMNEPPGARARVALTALACAEYFRDEEGQDVLLFVDNIFRFTQAGSEVSALLGRMPSAVGYQPTLGTDLGDLQERITSTNKGSITSVQAVYVPADDLTDPAPATTFSHLDGTLVLSRQIAELGIYPAVDPLDSTSRILDPNVLGAEHYQTAREVQMVLQKYKELQDIIAILGMDELSDEDKLIVHRARRIQRFLSQPFHVAETFTGTPGVYVKLEDTIKGFKAILEGVHDELAENDFYMVGDISMAVEKGKKRQAEG from the coding sequence ATGAGTGAGAACATCGGTAAGATTGTTCAGGTCATCGGCGCCGTCGTGGACGTCGAATTCGAGCCGGGGAAGCTGCCCAACATCCTCTCCGCTCTTGAGATCAACAACCCCAACAACCAGGACGCTCCAGACCTCATCTGCGAGGTAGCGCAGCACCTCGGCGACAACGTGGTCCGCACCATCGCCATGGACGCCACCGAGGGCCTCGTGCGCGGCATGGAAGCCAAGGACCTGGGTCATCCCATCCAGGCTCCGGTCGGCAAGGCCTCTCTGGGCCGCATCATCAACGTCGTGGGCCGTCCCGTGGACGAGCTCGGCCCCATCGACACCGACAAGATGCTGCCCATCCACCGCAGCGCCCCCGAGTTCACCGAGCAGTCCACCAAGGTTGAGCTGCTCGAAACCGGCATCAAGGTCGTTGACTTGCTCATCCCCTTCCCCAAGGGCGGCAAGATGGGCCTGTTCGGCGGCGCCGGCGTGGGCAAGACGGTTATCCTCATGGAGATGATCAACAACATCGCCAAGCAGCACGGCGGTATCTCCGTGTTCGCCGGCGTGGGTGAGCGCACCCGCGAAGGCAACGACCTCTACCACGAGATGAAGGACGCCGGCGTTCTCGAAAAGGCCGCGCTTATCTACGGCCAGATGAACGAACCTCCGGGAGCCCGTGCTCGCGTGGCCCTGACCGCTCTGGCCTGCGCCGAGTACTTCCGTGACGAGGAAGGCCAGGACGTGCTGCTCTTCGTTGACAACATCTTCCGCTTCACGCAGGCGGGTTCCGAGGTGTCCGCGCTTCTGGGCCGCATGCCTTCCGCGGTTGGTTACCAGCCCACCCTGGGCACCGACCTTGGTGACCTGCAGGAACGCATCACCTCCACCAACAAGGGTTCCATCACCTCGGTCCAGGCCGTGTACGTCCCCGCGGATGACCTTACCGACCCCGCGCCGGCCACGACCTTCTCGCACTTGGACGGTACCCTCGTTCTGTCCCGTCAGATCGCCGAGCTCGGCATCTACCCCGCGGTGGATCCGCTCGACTCCACCTCCCGTATTCTGGACCCCAACGTCCTCGGCGCCGAGCACTACCAGACCGCTCGCGAGGTACAGATGGTTCTCCAGAAGTACAAGGAGCTCCAGGACATCATCGCGATCCTGGGTATGGACGAGCTCTCTGACGAAGACAAGCTCATCGTGCACCGCGCCCGCCGCATCCAGCGCTTCCTCTCCCAGCCCTTCCACGTTGCTGAGACGTTCACCGGCACCCCCGGCGTCTACGTCAAGCTCGAGGACACCATCAAGGGCTTCAAGGCGATCCTCGAGGGCGTCCACGACGAACTCGCGGAGAACGACTTCTACATGGTCGGAGACATCTCCATGGCCGTGGAGAAGGGCAAGAAGCGCCAGGCCGAGGGCTAA
- a CDS encoding bactofilin family protein — MAKDEINAFLGSGTAYEGKLNFQGSVRVDGSFTGEIQSEGTLVVGKDAKVQGKVWVGQLILSGHFQGEILATKKVVLHKTANLLGSLNTPVLVIEEGAVMEGQVSMGTSEAGKSKSKTELKAVGTATKPTDQEPVKEPNDSAGKA, encoded by the coding sequence ATGGCCAAAGACGAGATCAATGCCTTTCTCGGCAGCGGCACCGCTTATGAGGGCAAGCTGAACTTCCAGGGATCCGTTCGCGTCGACGGGTCCTTTACCGGCGAGATCCAATCCGAAGGCACGCTGGTCGTGGGCAAGGACGCCAAGGTGCAGGGCAAGGTCTGGGTGGGCCAGCTCATTCTTTCCGGCCATTTCCAGGGCGAGATCCTGGCGACCAAGAAGGTGGTGCTGCACAAGACGGCGAACCTTCTGGGCAGCCTGAACACGCCGGTCCTGGTCATCGAGGAAGGTGCCGTGATGGAAGGGCAAGTGAGCATGGGCACAAGCGAGGCCGGGAAGTCGAAATCGAAAACCGAGCTGAAGGCCGTGGGCACTGCCACAAAGCCGACAGATCAGGAGCCCGTCAAAGAACCGAACGATTCTGCGGGCAAAGCGTGA
- a CDS encoding ATP synthase F0 subunit B: MIDLDVTFIVQFINFLVTLFVLNYLLVKPIRAKIQERQQSMDAMASEIEKFSEQAERKLEDYEEALAEARKAGTSERIKMKDAGEAEQEKIVSAAQSAAQADLSQARSEIESQAKAALETLRSQVDSMAAKAADKVLG; encoded by the coding sequence ATGATCGATCTTGATGTCACATTCATCGTGCAGTTCATCAACTTTCTGGTCACGTTATTTGTGCTGAACTACCTGCTGGTTAAGCCTATCCGGGCGAAGATCCAGGAGCGCCAGCAGTCGATGGACGCCATGGCTTCCGAGATCGAAAAGTTCAGCGAACAGGCAGAGCGGAAACTCGAAGATTACGAAGAAGCGCTTGCCGAGGCGCGCAAGGCCGGCACCAGCGAGCGCATCAAGATGAAGGACGCGGGTGAGGCCGAGCAGGAAAAGATCGTCTCTGCAGCCCAGAGTGCGGCTCAGGCCGACCTGAGTCAGGCTCGCAGTGAGATAGAGAGCCAGGCCAAGGCTGCTCTCGAAACGCTTCGGTCCCAGGTGGACTCCATGGCCGCCAAGGCTGCTGACAAGGTTCTGGGATAA